A single genomic interval of Dehalococcoidia bacterium harbors:
- the uvrB gene encoding excinuclease ABC subunit UvrB, whose product MPSFHVVSPFEPTGDQPQAIEKLAAGLREGLRFQTLLGVTGSGKTFTVAKVVESVQRPTLVLAPNKTLAAQLYAEFREFFPENAVEYFVSYYDYYQPEAYVPQTDTYIEKDADINEEIDKLRHAATRAILTRRDVVIVASVSCIYGLGSPAEYEKFVIYLAKGEKHPRQRVLRRLVEMQYERNDMEIARAKFRVRGDTLELQPAYDEIAIRIEFFGDEVERILRVDPVTGEFLGEVQDISIYPAKHWVTSQDKLTSAVRTIEQELAQRMDALKAGGKVLEAARLEQRTRHDMEMLREMGYCPGIENYSRHLDGRAVGTPPWTLLDYFPDDFLLVIDESHMTVPQVRGMYHGDMARKQTLVDFGFRLPSAMDNRPLSFDEFNARTSQVVFTSATPGPYELGASAQVVEQLVRPTGLLDPTIEVKPTHGQIDDLLHQIKLRVQNGQRALVTTLTMRMAEELADYLREMGVKVHHLHAEIETLQRTEILRDLRLGIYDVVVGINLLREGLDLPEVSLIAILDADKEGYLRSATSLIQTTGRAARHLDGHVIMYADTITASMRKAIDETYRRRGLQQSYNEAHGITPQSIRKAIRDITDRVKTMVAEEKEKYTVTRELPKEEMLRLVHDLERQMKDAAKQLEFEKAALLRDQIVDIRKLMEEDRALSLGAFGRKERARR is encoded by the coding sequence ATGCCTTCATTCCACGTCGTCTCGCCGTTTGAGCCTACGGGCGACCAGCCCCAGGCCATCGAGAAGCTGGCCGCGGGGCTCCGGGAGGGTCTCCGCTTCCAGACGCTGCTGGGCGTGACCGGCTCTGGCAAGACCTTCACCGTCGCCAAGGTCGTCGAGAGCGTCCAGCGCCCCACGCTGGTCCTTGCCCCCAACAAGACGCTCGCCGCGCAGCTCTACGCCGAGTTCCGCGAGTTCTTCCCCGAGAACGCCGTCGAGTACTTCGTCTCGTATTACGACTACTACCAGCCGGAGGCCTACGTCCCGCAGACAGACACCTACATCGAGAAGGATGCGGACATCAACGAGGAGATTGACAAGCTCCGCCACGCGGCGACCCGCGCCATCCTGACGCGGCGGGACGTGGTCATCGTGGCGTCGGTGTCGTGCATCTACGGCCTGGGATCGCCCGCCGAGTACGAGAAGTTCGTCATCTATCTGGCCAAAGGGGAGAAGCACCCCCGACAGCGTGTCCTGCGCCGCCTGGTGGAGATGCAGTACGAGCGCAACGACATGGAGATTGCCCGCGCCAAGTTCCGCGTCCGGGGGGATACGCTGGAGCTGCAGCCCGCCTACGATGAGATAGCCATCCGCATCGAGTTCTTCGGCGACGAGGTGGAGCGCATCCTGCGCGTGGACCCCGTGACCGGCGAGTTCCTGGGCGAGGTCCAGGACATCTCCATCTATCCCGCCAAGCACTGGGTCACGTCGCAGGACAAGCTGACGAGCGCTGTGCGGACCATCGAACAGGAGCTGGCCCAGCGCATGGACGCGCTGAAGGCGGGCGGCAAGGTGCTGGAGGCGGCCCGGCTGGAGCAGCGCACTCGCCACGACATGGAGATGCTGCGGGAGATGGGCTACTGCCCCGGCATTGAGAACTATAGCCGCCACCTGGACGGGCGCGCCGTGGGGACGCCGCCGTGGACGCTCCTGGACTATTTCCCCGACGATTTCCTGCTGGTCATTGACGAGTCCCACATGACCGTCCCCCAGGTGCGCGGCATGTACCACGGGGACATGGCCCGCAAGCAGACCCTGGTGGACTTCGGCTTCCGCCTGCCTTCGGCTATGGACAACCGGCCCCTGAGCTTCGACGAGTTCAACGCGCGCACCAGCCAGGTCGTCTTCACCTCGGCCACGCCCGGCCCCTACGAGCTGGGCGCAAGCGCCCAGGTGGTGGAGCAGCTCGTCCGGCCCACGGGCCTCCTGGACCCCACCATTGAAGTCAAGCCCACTCACGGCCAGATTGACGACCTGCTGCATCAGATCAAGCTGCGGGTGCAAAATGGACAGCGCGCCCTGGTGACGACCCTCACCATGCGCATGGCGGAGGAGTTGGCGGACTACCTGCGGGAGATGGGGGTCAAGGTGCATCACCTGCACGCGGAGATAGAAACACTCCAGCGCACAGAAATCCTGCGCGACCTCCGCCTGGGCATATACGACGTGGTGGTGGGCATTAACCTGCTGCGCGAGGGGCTCGACCTGCCGGAGGTCAGCCTCATCGCCATCCTGGACGCCGACAAGGAGGGCTACCTGCGCAGCGCCACCAGCCTCATCCAGACCACCGGGCGGGCGGCCCGTCACCTGGACGGTCACGTCATCATGTACGCCGACACCATCACCGCGTCCATGCGCAAGGCCATAGACGAGACGTACCGCCGCCGCGGCCTCCAGCAGTCCTACAACGAGGCCCACGGCATCACCCCGCAGAGCATCAGGAAAGCCATTCGGGACATCACAGACCGCGTCAAGACCATGGTGGCCGAGGAAAAGGAAAAGTACACGGTCACCAGAGAGTTGCCCAAGGAAGAGATGCTGCGGCTGGTCCACGACCTGGAGAGGCAGATGAAGGACGCGGCGAAGCAACTGGAGTTCGAGAAGGCCGCCCTGCTGCGCGACCAGATTGTGGACATCCGCAAGCTCATGGAAGAGGACAGGGCGCTGTCCCTGGGCGCCTTCGGGCGCAAGGAACGCGCGCGGCGGTAG
- a CDS encoding GTP cyclohydrolase I — protein sequence MAISLDPEEQEWASVMALRRRKITEKQRQTFVRYMGEILTACGMEANTQGTRETPQRFIQAMIDATEGYEGDPKLLKVFETECGGGPDCKLSQVIEGPITTFSLCEHHALPFQGRAYVGYIAHEHIIGISKLTRLVRLFAKRFTVQERMGRQIADALDAMLKPHGVAVYVEAHHLCTQMRGVREILPLTRTTFWRGAYENDYSLRAEFYTACGLQR from the coding sequence ATGGCGATTAGTTTAGACCCGGAAGAGCAGGAGTGGGCTTCGGTCATGGCGCTTCGGCGTCGCAAGATTACCGAGAAGCAGAGGCAGACGTTCGTGAGGTACATGGGCGAAATCCTCACGGCGTGCGGCATGGAGGCGAATACCCAGGGGACAAGGGAAACGCCCCAGCGCTTCATTCAGGCCATGATTGACGCAACCGAAGGCTACGAAGGCGACCCGAAGCTTCTCAAGGTGTTCGAGACGGAGTGCGGCGGCGGGCCCGATTGCAAGCTGAGTCAGGTGATAGAGGGACCGATTACGACCTTCTCGCTCTGTGAGCATCACGCCTTGCCGTTCCAGGGGCGGGCTTATGTGGGCTACATCGCCCATGAGCACATCATCGGCATTTCAAAGCTCACGCGCCTTGTTCGCCTGTTCGCCAAGCGATTCACCGTGCAGGAGCGCATGGGCCGGCAGATCGCCGACGCTCTGGACGCCATGCTGAAGCCCCACGGCGTGGCGGTGTACGTGGAGGCCCATCACCTGTGCACTCAGATGCGCGGGGTCCGCGAAATCCTTCCTCTGACGCGCACGACGTTCTGGCGGGGCGCGTACGAGAATGACTACTCGCTAAGGGCCGAGTTCTACACCGCATGCGGGCTGCAGCGTTGA
- a CDS encoding dihydrofolate reductase family protein, whose amino-acid sequence MSDITPLEPLYDEPHDDAVAVPLPTEMARLYGQLQFRAHPGRPYVISNFVSTLDGVTALGGPDQSGGGAISGFNAHDRMVMGLLRAVADAVVIGAGTLRADPAHVWTSEFIYAPLTAEYRALRAALGKPRPPLTVVVTGRGTIDTALPVFQLGQAPALVVTTPEGAGELRKRGLPQSCAVAVAGDDGPIAARGVVDAIVRHQRNDIILVEGGPRLLGAFFEERLLDELFLTVAPQVAGRDGGVERPGLVAGRLFAPERPVWGRLLSVKRGDSHLFLRYGFGEE is encoded by the coding sequence TTGAGCGACATCACCCCTCTGGAGCCGCTCTACGACGAGCCTCATGACGACGCCGTCGCCGTGCCTCTTCCCACGGAGATGGCGCGACTCTACGGGCAGCTCCAGTTTCGCGCGCATCCGGGCCGCCCCTATGTCATCAGCAACTTCGTATCCACGCTTGATGGCGTTACCGCGCTCGGCGGGCCCGACCAGTCGGGCGGCGGCGCCATCAGCGGCTTCAACGCCCATGACCGCATGGTGATGGGGCTGCTGCGCGCCGTGGCCGACGCCGTGGTCATCGGCGCGGGGACGCTGCGCGCCGACCCGGCCCACGTCTGGACCTCGGAGTTCATCTACGCTCCGCTCACCGCAGAGTACCGTGCGCTGCGCGCCGCGCTGGGGAAGCCGCGCCCGCCGCTCACCGTCGTCGTGACGGGGCGCGGGACTATTGACACGGCGCTGCCGGTCTTTCAGTTGGGTCAGGCGCCTGCCCTGGTCGTGACGACTCCCGAAGGCGCGGGGGAGCTACGGAAGCGCGGCCTCCCGCAGTCGTGCGCGGTGGCGGTCGCGGGCGACGACGGCCCCATCGCCGCGCGGGGCGTCGTGGACGCCATCGTGCGCCATCAGCGGAACGACATCATCCTCGTCGAGGGCGGCCCGCGCCTGCTGGGCGCGTTCTTCGAGGAGCGGCTTCTCGACGAGCTGTTCCTGACCGTCGCGCCGCAGGTCGCGGGGCGGGACGGCGGCGTCGAGCGGCCCGGTCTGGTCGCGGGCAGGCTGTTCGCGCCGGAGCGGCCCGTGTGGGGGCGGCTGCTCAGCGTGAAGCGCGGCGACTCGCACCTGTTCCTGCGGTACGGGTTTGGGGAGGAGTAG
- the hisF gene encoding imidazole glycerol phosphate synthase subunit HisF translates to MLTKRIIPCLDVDCGRVVKGTSFVNLRDAGDPVELAAYYDKQGADEIVFLDITASAEHRDTMVEVVKRVAEQVFIPLTVGGGIRSVEDMHRMLLAGADKVAINTAACHDPNLIMDGAHRFGNQCIVLAIDARRLTTSKPPSSCSPAALSPDSRWEVCIYGGREPAGLDAVAWAQFGTSLGAGEILLTSMDADGHKTGYDLEMLKAVSEAVTVPVIASGGAGTPEHLYDAIVAGKADAVLAASIFHYGEYTIAQVKRYLAERGVPVRV, encoded by the coding sequence ATGCTGACCAAGCGCATCATCCCCTGCCTGGACGTGGACTGCGGCCGCGTGGTGAAGGGCACCTCCTTCGTCAACCTGCGCGACGCCGGCGACCCCGTGGAGCTGGCCGCCTACTACGACAAGCAGGGCGCCGACGAGATCGTCTTCCTCGACATCACCGCCAGCGCCGAGCACCGCGACACGATGGTGGAGGTGGTGAAGCGCGTGGCGGAGCAGGTGTTCATTCCGCTCACCGTCGGCGGGGGCATCCGCTCGGTGGAGGACATGCACCGGATGTTGCTGGCGGGGGCCGACAAGGTCGCCATCAACACGGCGGCGTGCCACGACCCCAACCTCATCATGGACGGGGCGCACCGCTTCGGCAACCAGTGCATCGTCCTGGCGATTGACGCGCGACGGCTGACGACGTCGAAGCCGCCGTCGTCGTGCAGCCCGGCGGCGCTGTCCCCCGACTCCCGCTGGGAGGTCTGCATCTACGGCGGGCGCGAACCCGCGGGCCTGGACGCGGTGGCGTGGGCGCAGTTCGGCACGAGCCTGGGCGCGGGCGAAATCCTGCTCACGAGCATGGACGCGGACGGCCACAAGACGGGCTACGACTTGGAGATGCTGAAAGCGGTCTCGGAGGCGGTGACCGTGCCGGTCATCGCGAGCGGCGGCGCGGGCACGCCGGAGCACCTGTACGACGCCATCGTCGCGGGCAAGGCGGACGCGGTGCTGGCGGCGAGCATCTTCCACTACGGCGAGTACACCATCGCGCAGGTCAAGCGCTACCTGGCGGAGCGCGGCGTGCCGGTGCGGGTGTAG
- a CDS encoding metal-sensitive transcriptional regulator — translation MQTNTRTECLKRLSFIEGHLAGIRKMIEEDKYCVDVLRQTYAVRKAIEKMEALMLEGHMHSCVVQGIKDGREKEIVGELMDLYNVGRK, via the coding sequence ATGCAGACCAACACGCGCACCGAATGTTTGAAGCGCCTCAGCTTCATCGAGGGGCACCTGGCGGGCATACGCAAGATGATCGAGGAGGACAAGTACTGCGTGGACGTCCTCCGGCAGACCTACGCCGTCCGCAAGGCCATTGAGAAGATGGAGGCCCTGATGCTGGAGGGCCACATGCACTCCTGCGTGGTGCAGGGCATCAAGGATGGGCGTGAGAAGGAGATCGTCGGCGAGCTGATGGACCTGTACAACGTCGGCAGAAAGTAG